The DNA sequence TACTGCTTCCTTCAGCACCAATCCTCCATACCTAGTCTGCCATTTAGGTCGAGTGCACACCCCGTCAATATGCATTTCTCGCGGGTGGGACCCAGAGATGTTTTCATGGTAGATAAACATGTGACCAACCCCAACGAAGGGCCTAGCACACCAGTCTCATCATTcgcttttgaaaatttttcaacaaaaacgtAATCTAcagtaatttttatatatatttttatatattttattgatctaattgattatatatttaaaaaattaatatataatcataCAGTATTTAGACACAAAAAAACCTCTACTTGTTGAAACTCGTGGctgattataaaattatcataTTAGTCAATGActgcataaaataatatttttattttaattatttttataattattcttaatCACCCAATAAACAATGTATAGCCACAAATTTTTAAGCAATGGAAACTCGtaactaataaatattatagttgGAATATTAATCAAGTGGCTTGATGTTGAGGAATGCACTCTCTACATCCgatctcatatatataaataaaaataaaataaaaatttatttaaaataatgattaaatataaataagaaatatctgaaatatcttcttttatttttttatttgaatataatatataatttagagAAACGGaaaaaatttatagatttttcaataaattattttacttatcattcaatattatgtaattatctgttaagaaaacaaataagtatataatataaaaataatgaataaaatttttcttctccGACATTAAACACTACTCATAAATAGTATAAATTTGGTTTAGTTATCAAATactaaattatttcatcttatttaattgttataatttttttaaatttttataaaaatataataaataatttaatttttttaaatttttaaataaaattaatattaaaaaattatattataatcatatttttttataattttttaaaatatattttatattatttcactTCATCTAAATTATCTAAACAAACGAGGGCTGAAAAAGATGTTTATGGCCTAAATAATAATAGTGAATTGTGGAAACTGGAAAGAGGGCTTTCAAAGCTGGCTGCTTGACTAATCTTTTGCTTGcagtattaaataatttataaaataatttttatttttttttaaatttatatatgcataGAAATGCATGCcgttctctaattttttttctacatGGTGTATTTAGTTACCATAATGTGTGGtcctttcaaaattaatttctttgttcttaataattcttttaatttaatggGTAAATTCTAAAAAgcttaaaactaaaattaaatatatgaaaataataaatttattaatataaacctcAAACTTCctgattataatttataccatactaattaaactttttaatatagaatctaaagtgaaacaaatattagaagaatcatttaatattaacattttgtacaaaataaaataatttaaaacttttatcCTTTAGATTTcactaaacaagaaaaaatttatttgagaaatcaattcaagattttacATTAAACTTGTATAAACTAACTTACGTACAAAAATGAAAGATGGATTTATGAAAAATCACTTagtttttattgaaaacaaattttatcaatttaaaggAAATGCgaagttgtatttttttataatcttatttCTATCATACAATTATATGGTAAATTATAAGGCttagtttggatacaaaaacgattttatcttatctcgtcattataatttttttaaatttctacacaaaatataataaataattatattcttttaaattctaaaataataataatattaaaaaataatattatattttttcaacttttgacttttatctaaaatcatcttattttatcttattgtcCAAACTACATCtaaatctttttctttaaaatgaaagtttttcgTTTTATTTTGTAGCTTTTGTATATAgttatgattttgtaatttaCGGTAAAATCAACttcatatttatttcattattcattttattttacgtaAACAGTACATTAGAAAAATTGACAACCGTGTAAAAATGTCGGTTTCGCCACTGTTTGCGTGTGTATCCATATCATATATAAAGttgctttctttttatttctgcCTTTGTTTCTGATATTTCCGCTCTTTCTTCTCGTTTCGCGTCCCTCTGTCTGTCTGTTTTCGTGTGTCCTCTGAGAGAgctagagagagaaaagagatgagTACGCTGCGACCAAGCTCAGTAGCAATGCATGGAGGAGAAAATCATTCAAAGATTCCTGAAGAAGCACTGAAACAGCAGGACCTTGATGCCGGTGCTCTCTTTGTTCTTAAATCCAAAGGTAAATTGAAAACAATTGCTACGAACTTAATTCTCACTTTTCAAACTCTTAACTACTGTTTCTTCCACCATTAATGTCATATCATCCTCACCAGCATATATATGGTCTTCATCCATGTCTCCTTTAATTAATTTGTGCTTTTCCTCATCATCTTCTTGATCTTTTTTCCATCTCTATCCTCTTTTGTTTTTCCCTGCGTGTCTGAACTCGCATCCCTAGCTAATTCCCCGCCCCCACATGATAAAGATGGATCAAGCTTGCTTGCACCAAACCACCACCCCACCCACGTTCAGCATACCATGCTGAAAAGTCAGGCcacataaattatataaatatattaggtttgaaaatgATCTGGATCTCTCTATATTCACTTTGCTTTCACAATTTCCACCTACCAGCTAGCACtcaaaaaaacatatatttactagagactctctctctctctctctctctctctaaacattTATAAATGGGCACATACCGTGTATGTGTATGTGGTGCATGTGAGGCAAATCTTTTTAATTCtaggaaaaattaaaatatgaagagAAACTTTCTAGAGAAAAGAGCCTTACCTTTTCAACTTTGCATTGGGTATGTGATGATCATGGGGTATGTGCCACTTTGTTTCGTATCTGCAAAATCATGAGCTACTCATTATATGATTATCATGATGATATATATGTTTGGTGCTAATAATTTGATGTGcctaaaacatatgatcaacaGGATCATGGCTCCACTGTGGTTACCACTTGACAACTTCCATTGTTGCTCCACCTCTCTTGAGTCTTCCATATGCTTTTACCTTCCTCGGATGGACGGCTGGGATTTTGTGCCTGCTTATTGGAGCCCTAGTGTCCTTCTATTCCTACAACTTGATATCCTTGGTTCTTGAACACCATGCTCAACTGGGTCATCGCCACCTCAGGTTCAGAGATATGGCTCATGACATCTTGGGTAACACACCTTTCCCCCAGCTGGCCTCCTCTTTTTTTGGAAGAATTTGAATGCCTAATATTACTCTTATCATGATTTTCACCATCATAATAATAAGCACATATATGGtttctatttaatatatatacatacatatatatagcatatttaTCGGAAAATTTATACTTTGATATCTTACAAATTAAGTACTACCATACATATATTGAAGTCATTTATTAAAgaatattaatcatatatatgtattttattacgAAAAAAAAAGGAGTCTAGTTTCAATATTTGAATATGAACTTTATCTATGAAAAGTTGTTATATTCGTGGAATATCGGCACATTGCTGATGTAAAAGCTcactctaaaaaataaaaaattaaaaaaaaaaaccttaggATTTGTCAAAACCACTTGCCCAAATATCTATCATGGCAAGGCAAGTGTGTGGTCAGAATATTGGCATTTAACTTTATTTCTTGAGAATAGACTGATTAATACGACAGTTTTGGAGACACCTGCTCTTAATTAGGATTTGTAGAATTTTAGTGACATGTGTAGAAACAAATATCATTATCAATCTTTCTTATTATGATATTTCacgaagattttttttttttttaacactttaggGATTTTTCACGGGAGGTGATCccttcattaattaattttttaaaagaaaaacataaaagtactaattaagttaaaaatgataaaatataaaatgaaaaatattattttttagattaaaatttaaaaaataaaattggaattAAGTATCGCTTTTAtggaataatagaaaaaaaaatctttaaaattttgtattttttataagctttttttttctaaaataagtAACTCAAAAGTCaatgttattttatataaaatttttggaggGGAACATTAGGTGCATGGCCTGTTGGCTGTGAGTTCAATAATTTTTGTCCggtattgaaataaaatatcccTTTATGTCAAACTTTTATTTGACGTTTCTATTCTTAATAAATTCAACTTTGACAATTCATCTCcacgttttcttttcttttaaattcttagacaaaaaataataaaaaattcaaaaaaaataatatttataattttaagatatgcAAGTCTCGCATATCTTAAATTAAGACTTGCaagttttaaaagtttaaaattggataaatctaaaattcacataaaaaattatttttttaatgataaatctcacttttaaaaaaaaaaagaatatgtaAGATTTATACACTCTAAAATTGTTTCTAGCATTTTATGTagtcaaaattcaaacttttcatTAAAACTGCATGGccatcaaaatataaatatggtAGATATTATATGCACCTAAATGATCTTGTGATAAAATTTGCTTTCTCTTGTTgacctatttatatatatatatatatatatttcaatttctttaacATGCATGATATATAGGAAAGCATGGTTTtcctataatattttcttccacCATCTAATCTAATCCGATTGACTTTGGCATGCAGGACCAAGATGGGGTTGGTTTTATGTGGGACCAATTCAATTCATGGTTTGCTATGGTGCTGTTGTTGCTTCTACACTTCTGGGTGGACAGTGCATGAAGGTCAATCTCTACTCTAAAAGGCCTTCTGCCTCCAtgtcaatattttctatatctAGGCATGCAAAGGGTTAGGGATGATCACATCCTAGCctctatacattatatatagtactactatTGTTTGGGAAAAAAGCTTGATAAAAActctcatcttttctttgtttctacCCTAATTGCAGACAATTTACTTATTATCGAACCCAGATCATGAAACTATGAAGCTATATGAATTTGTGATCATATTTGGATGCTTTATGTTGATTTTGGCTCAAATCCCATCTTTTCACTCATTGAGGCATATCAACTTGGTATCCTTGGTTCTATGCCTTGCCTATAGTGCCTGTGCCACTGCTGGTTCCATTTATATTGGTAAGTATCGCTCTAATGAAGTTGGtagaaagataaatatataaagtggaTTCTACAACGTTTATTGTTCATTTAATCTTATATATCcgaaatattgatatatatctCCCATTTGAGATCCTAAGGTATTTGATAAAAAGTTGGAAGGAATCTTTGAGCTGCTATGGAGAGATTTCAgagaattttttctttctttctttctttctttctttctttattaaaaggaaatctggagagagagagagagagagagagagagagagagagagagagagttttgatgGCAATCTTATTTATTGGCAAGTATTATTCATCCTTACATGCATTAATATAGTAGTTGCTGCACTTGATTTGGATTTAACTTATAAACCATGGATCAATTTTGTTAGGACATTCATCCAAAAGGCCAGAGAGAGACTATTCTATAATGGGTAAATCTGATGATCGCATCTTCGGTATCTTCAATGCCATTGCCATCATTGCCACATCGTATGGAAATGGAATAATTCCAGAAATCCAGGTTTGAAATGTTTTCAATCAATCTATTTTCACACTCTATTAGATTTGAGTGCAATTTCTTTAAGAGGTTTGGACAAACAAATGGAGTCAAGAATAGTATGAATGCCCAAATTCAGCAATACGAATTTTGTGGTTATAGGCAACAATAGCACCTCCAGTGAAGGGAAAGATGTTCAAAGGACTATGTGTATGTTATGCAGTAGTGGCGGTGAATTTCTTCAGTGTAGCCATCTCTGGCTACTGGGCATTTGGTAACAAAGCTGAGGGCCTCGTTCTCAGCAACTTCTTAGACATTAATGGCAAACCTTTGGTGCCGAAATGGTTTGTCCTCATGACCAACATCTTCACCATTCTCCAGCTATCTGCTGTTGGTGTGgtgagcttctctctctctctctctctctgtgctggAATTTTGCAGGCCATTAATTCACCCTGCATGGGATTTTTACAGGTTTACTTGCAGCCCACAAATGAGGTGCTTGAGCGTGCGTTTGCTGACCCAAAAAGCCAAGAGTTTTCTCCTCGCAATGTTGTCCCCAGGTTGATATTTCGGTCACTATCCATTGTAATAGCGACAACCATAGCAGCAATGCTTCCATTCTTTGGAGACATCAATGCGCTAATTGGAGCTTTTGGGTTCATGCCCCTTGACTTTATATTGCCTGTGGTGTTCTTCAACTTGACATTCAAACCATCCAAACGAAGCTCCATTTTTTGGTTGAACATCATTCTCGCAGTGGTTTTCTCCACCTTGGCACTCATTGCAGCTGTTGCAGCAGTTAGACAAATAAGCCTTGATGCCAAAACCTATAAGTTATTTGCTAATGTATGATCGCCCAACCCAAAGTGATGCATGTATGAGCTGATTGGTTGTAAACCTATGCGATACATTCaatttattaaatgataaatagtATATGCAtgtaatttataagtaattagcATCTAttgatctatatattatatatacaataacAACACTTTTAAAAGAGTAACAATATTAGCACCTTAATTTTCAAACTTTGGTTGAGTACGTACCTAGCCTTAACCTTCTATTCTTTTAGAATAACGCTATATACATCTCCCAAATGCACAAGTCTCCCGTAGGTCTTTTATACAAAAGTGGACATTATTATGAAAAAGTGTAAATAACTCATTTTTTCTTTATGGGTTCTacgtttttttaaaaagacatAAGCAAGACTTGTGCATTTGGAAGCTTGTCCCTAATATTACTATCCCTTTAgttactctctattttttctatgTTATAAGTGAATTTTGGTTGACGAAAGAGGATGAGTAAGAGCCCTTTAACTATATAGTGCATCAAAGCAACTTTATCCCTCAAGAATCACAAGTACTAGGCTCTCTAATTTTctccaaaattcaataaataccTTTATgtttcatttgttaaaaaagTGAAGAGGCatgagtaaataaaaataagaaatctaaAAGATTACTTAATTTGctatcactacaaaaaaaaaaaaaaaagcagtttTTGCTGCCAAAAAAATTCTCTACGAGCGATTTTAGAACGTAACAGAGGATTTTCACAATAGCCATATTTTTCTCGTGGcaacttttaattttccattaaaaatacatattgcAGCGACTTATAGATATAATTGTGAacatttatgaaattattatttattatcctGTTGCAGCGAGATTATTATCGCCGTATTAGTCCATAACATCTAAATGAAGGTAAAAGCACTATCCATCTCTCCGTAAAATCTATTTCTCTTTCCTCGCACGGTCGCACTGATACTCTCTCTATATTCTCTGTGGCCTGCCATTTTCCATAAGTGAATCTGATTCCACTTCGACTACACGCTGTCGCTCCACACCACCTTACCTTGCTAGTAAGTCTCCTTTATCTCTCTCTTCATCTTTCACCATTCGTAtatttctctctatctctccctctctctcgatAACTTTCACTCagtccctctctctttctctgcgATCAAGGCTGACCCATCATGCCCCACCGTCTCGCGCCACCTCCTTTCAATCTGTGTGatacttctctctctcaatccgtGTCTATCTCTAGCTCTTTGTTTTGGGTATTTGTATTTGGCTAGGTTTTTTGTTCAATTGtagtaaataatataaaattgcaGTGTACTTTATGAATTCTTTGATGGTAAAGGATTGTTTTCATCAGTTTTTCATAAATGAGGAGCtggtttttcataattttaattagatttttttaaaggttTTAATGGGAATcttgtaataatattttgagttcttggcttctatatatataggggCACAGCTAGTGGTTTCCCGTTGTGCCATCACATGTTCATTAGTACATATCTCAGACTACTCAAAACCACTACCACCAAATGCCTCATCAAccaatgaaagaatgaaattaTTGGTTAGCAATGATTCTTCTAAATAGGGAGAATTTCTagatttcttatttctaaatcaTACATGAATTAtgatatatcaatttttttattcccTAAATGggaattaataaatataaaaagctTTTGTTGGGAATAAAAATGAGATTGTTGATTATCAATTGTTTTCATGAACTAAGTAATTGGGAGGACAAAGATTTTACCCTTATGAATAGGAAAGATGTGAAAACTTATAGCATACTTAAAATTAATAAGAGtagttttatgttattagtattATAGATTTGAGGATGTAAATCAAGAAATAATATTAGTGTTATTTATATTGAAAgtactatatacaaatataatctattttatatattattaatacatatgtaatataatatatctctTATACTATAAAAGAGCCTATTAGATGaagaataatattttgtgtttgaggGACTATGGTGAAATTACGATTTGTTCATTTTTATTGAGTTATTTCGCATAGAAGGTTGGATTTTGCATTAGCAAGATTTTCATTACCTATCAATAATCCCAGCTTGGTTAAATTATGATTTTCGTTGGTGAAATTCCATATATCTCTCTTCACCAACAATATTATATTATGCCTAGCTATTTGAGTTGTATTTAGCTTTTAGGACTATTGTCTAGTTAATTTGTTACATGAACGATGCAGGAATGAACTTTTTAGTGGCTACAAAGTAGTGCCTccattttcttattaaattttaattcctCTCTTTTGGTAACTATAATGCATCTTTGTAACAGGACATTATTTGTGCTTTTGGCAAATTCTATCTTGTTAAATCCTTCTAGTCCTACCTAATTTTCTGGCCATCAACAAGTTGTAGAACTTGCAAACAAtactttcaaaataattttttttttttttttacaaaatgaacATTTGTTTTGCAAAACTGCTTTCTAAAATATGTATTGTGTACATGACCTTTAGTTTTTGTCCAAAAACCTGTTCAATTAATCTGGCCAAGAAATATTGTTGATTGTTGAAATCACATGCATTACATGTTTTAACAGTAGAAAACAAATAAGCAACTATTACATGTTTCAACGCAAAACCCCTTACAAATAAGCAATTGCATAGTTACTCAATTGCCAACTTTAACATGATATTTCTTTAGTTTAAGTAGACATCTATCCAACTCCTATATTTTCATcttacaattattattatttttttttatcggtaaagtCATTTTGACATGGACAAAAGCTGGATGAGTATTACTGACCGATTTAGGCCCGTAGATTATCAGAAAAGGGTACATCAATTCATTACAATGGCCCAAGCTCATGCAACATTAAACAATATCAGGTGTTCTTGTCGTAACTGTCATAATAACATTTTCCATCCTGTAGACTTGGTGCAAAAATACTTATTCACCATAGCAATTGATGAAAACTATACCAAATGAATTTTTCATAGCAAGGAATAGACTTGGGATGCTaatgattttgatgatgatgCCAATAAATTACAAAATGACGAGTAAGTTGATGACATGGATGAAATGTTAGATGACTTTCAGCTTAAATCATTTACAAATGTGGAGCCAGTAGAGCCTAGTACTAGTGAAGGATCCACCTATGTGGACCCTAGagtaaaaaattttgattaattattGGAAGATGCCAAACTCTCATTCTATCCAGGATGTGCTAAGTTCTCAAACTTATCCTTCATTGTGAAATTGTTGCATATAAGGACGATTGGGGGGTGGAGTGTTAAATCATTTGACATACTACTAAAGTTGTTGAAAGCTTTATTCCTTGATGCACTTTTACCTGACTTATACCGCAAGTCACGATGGATGGAGCGGACTCTTGGTTTTGGTTATATCAA is a window from the Carya illinoinensis cultivar Pawnee chromosome 14, C.illinoinensisPawnee_v1, whole genome shotgun sequence genome containing:
- the LOC122293297 gene encoding GABA transporter 1, translating into MSTLRPSSVAMHGGENHSKIPEEALKQQDLDAGALFVLKSKGSWLHCGYHLTTSIVAPPLLSLPYAFTFLGWTAGILCLLIGALVSFYSYNLISLVLEHHAQLGHRHLRFRDMAHDILGPRWGWFYVGPIQFMVCYGAVVASTLLGGQCMKTIYLLSNPDHETMKLYEFVIIFGCFMLILAQIPSFHSLRHINLVSLVLCLAYSACATAGSIYIGHSSKRPERDYSIMGKSDDRIFGIFNAIAIIATSYGNGIIPEIQATIAPPVKGKMFKGLCVCYAVVAVNFFSVAISGYWAFGNKAEGLVLSNFLDINGKPLVPKWFVLMTNIFTILQLSAVGVVYLQPTNEVLERAFADPKSQEFSPRNVVPRLIFRSLSIVIATTIAAMLPFFGDINALIGAFGFMPLDFILPVVFFNLTFKPSKRSSIFWLNIILAVVFSTLALIAAVAAVRQISLDAKTYKLFANV